A stretch of the Papaver somniferum cultivar HN1 chromosome 6, ASM357369v1, whole genome shotgun sequence genome encodes the following:
- the LOC113288707 gene encoding uncharacterized protein LOC113288707, with translation MTQNIWHDFVDYEKQPETTAKNTTNARSRARSTIRHTLGRCSYNNKKYKLDQSGILQVPEDTTDKWLLGHQRKDGTVHPSADEAHKKVMEAKEKYKQAGASGGKSCVISDPLEDVFGANRKDCIRGHSSRTSKKQARIAAVAFFALQNRDSQKEQKLNKIETDVSILGGQLGSLSTKVDALLHLLKPNVSAPSSSSNPYRRVTPSPEKGSNTHHIGGTHRAMDNEEIASAGVTYDQVELLNNKGEVVALGSVREGDILHCKTLKPTEKKVFVEYVYDQAAVLWDAPQRDDYFFFRQLPLPAWIKWSEDRM, from the exons ATGACTCAAAATATTTGGCATGATTTTGTTGACTACGAAAAGCAACCTGAGACAACAGCAAAGAATACTACCAACGCACGATCCAGAGCACGATCCACGATCCGCCATACACTTGGGCGATGTTCTTACAATAACAAGAAATATAAACTG GACCAGTCAGGCATTTTACAAGTACCTGAAGACACCACAGACAAGTGGTTGTTGGGACACCAACGTAAGGATGGAACTGTGCATCCTAGTGCAGACGAGGCACAT AAGAAAGTAATGGAAGCCAAAGAGAAGTATAAACAAGCAGGAGCAAGTGGAGGAAAGAGTTGTGTGATTTCAGATCCactagaagatgtgtttggagcAAATCGAAAAGATTGTATTCGTGGACACTCTTCCCGTACGTCCAAGAAGCAGGCTCGGATTGCAGCAGTCGCGTTTTTTGCTCTTCAAAATAGAGACTCCCAAAAGGAGCAGAAACTCAACAAAATTGAAACTGATGTTAGTATTTTGGGTGGTCAACTCGGGTCGCTGAGCACTAAAGTTGAT GCGCTCTTACACTTACTGAAGCCTAATGTGTCTGCGCCATCTAGTTCCTCCAATCCTTATAGAAGAGTCACTCCTAGCCCAGAGAAAGGGTCAAATACTCATCATATTGGTGGAACTCATCGTGCCATGGATAACGAGGAAATTGCTTCTGCTGGGGTTACATATGACCAAGTTGAGCTGCTAAACAATAAAGGTGAAGTTGTTGCATTAGGAAGTGTTCGCGAGGGTGACATCTTGCATTGTAAAACGCTGAAGCCGACTGAGAAGAAGGTCTTTGTTGAGTATGTGTATGACCAAGCAGCAGTTCTTTGGGATGCCCCTCAAAGAGATGATTATTTCTTCTTCAGACAGCTACCACTGCCTGCTTGGATAAAATGGAGCGAGGATAGGATGTAG